The following proteins are encoded in a genomic region of Gimesia algae:
- a CDS encoding class I SAM-dependent methyltransferase, producing MTSESPSELDCFQQLYEHSEIFEIIGAHSGSEFHLQKQLRKDYSEDVVRAALTLSELRKRGRAKFSRADQMWFDRKSLEQATPELVSQHKAARFSGTVYDFCCGMGGDLIALGGHANVTGVDISPVLCLFAAWNSEVYGVSSSVSLLNQRLEEIQDRQGRLHIDPDRRPHSGGKVIRIEDYLPGLETLQELIAQFQGGAIKLSPASNFAGKFPETEAELISLNGECKEATIWFGDLAGGHEFRATTISKTGQVDSIAGHPMDAFAEITDPDSYVYDPDPAVVRSGLLDVAAFQAGLNRLDPEEEYLTSTTAVDSPFFRRFRVLEELSNNDREIRKYFRNANFGQLEIKCRRIPVGIEALRRKLSLKGDEAGVLIIARLQGKSRALVCERE from the coding sequence ATGACCAGTGAGTCCCCCTCTGAGCTTGATTGTTTTCAGCAGTTGTATGAGCATTCGGAAATCTTTGAGATCATCGGCGCGCACTCCGGTTCTGAATTTCATCTGCAGAAACAGTTGCGCAAGGACTACTCGGAAGACGTTGTTCGTGCTGCGTTGACACTTTCGGAATTACGGAAGCGGGGGCGAGCCAAATTCTCCCGTGCAGACCAGATGTGGTTTGATCGAAAAAGTCTGGAGCAGGCGACACCAGAGTTGGTCTCACAACATAAGGCAGCCCGGTTTTCTGGAACGGTTTATGATTTTTGCTGTGGAATGGGTGGGGATCTGATTGCGCTGGGAGGACACGCGAATGTGACGGGTGTTGATATCTCTCCGGTCCTCTGCCTGTTTGCTGCCTGGAACAGCGAGGTTTATGGCGTTTCCAGTTCAGTCAGTCTGTTAAATCAACGATTGGAAGAAATACAGGATCGTCAGGGGAGATTGCATATCGATCCAGATCGACGTCCTCATTCTGGTGGAAAAGTCATCCGTATCGAAGACTATCTACCGGGACTCGAGACACTTCAGGAATTAATAGCTCAGTTTCAAGGCGGTGCCATCAAACTCAGTCCCGCCAGTAATTTCGCCGGCAAATTTCCCGAGACCGAGGCCGAACTGATCAGCCTGAATGGGGAGTGCAAGGAAGCGACCATCTGGTTTGGCGATCTGGCAGGGGGGCACGAATTTCGTGCGACTACAATTTCCAAAACCGGGCAGGTCGACAGTATCGCCGGTCACCCCATGGATGCCTTTGCTGAGATTACTGATCCGGACAGCTATGTGTACGATCCGGATCCGGCTGTGGTCCGCTCTGGATTACTGGACGTGGCAGCTTTTCAGGCAGGACTAAATCGTCTGGATCCGGAAGAGGAATACCTGACTTCGACTACTGCCGTAGATTCGCCTTTTTTCAGACGCTTTCGGGTTCTGGAAGAACTTTCAAACAATGACCGTGAAATTCGAAAGTACTTTCGAAACGCCAATTTTGGCCAGCTCGAAATTAAATGCCGGCGGATACCGGTTGGCATTGAAGCACTCCGCCGTAAACTGTCCCTTAAAGGAGATGAAGCCGGAGTACTGATCATCGCCCGTCTGCAGGGTAAGTCACGTGCTCTGGTTTGTGAACGAGAATAA
- a CDS encoding Gfo/Idh/MocA family protein, whose translation METMNGQLNRKLRMALVGGGQGSFIGRVHSIAACLDNRAELVAGALSSNPEKAKASAPAYDIKPDRAYGSIEELVEKELALPEDQRIDFISIATPNFTHFSIAKTAVEAGFNVICDKPMTFDLAQAEELKSLVEKSGVVFAVSHNYTGYPLVRMAREMILNGEFGEIQAVRSNYIQGWLRSRLEEEDQKQAAWRTDPAKSGAAGAFGDIATHAYNLGRYMTGLLPAEISCNLKIFAPGRQLDDYGHAVIRFQNGAMGTVTASQISHGRENDLFIEVDGTKGALAWRQEEPNQMIVRRNGQPHSIYTRDPNAPFMNESGAAACRLPAGHPEAFFEAFANIYRSAFDAMINRISGQPFEPKNTIYPNVYDGVEGMFFIQQSVASSQENGAWLPFQCESARS comes from the coding sequence ATGGAAACAATGAACGGTCAATTGAATCGTAAATTGCGGATGGCGCTGGTAGGTGGTGGACAAGGTTCGTTTATCGGTCGGGTTCATTCCATTGCTGCCTGTCTGGATAACCGTGCGGAACTGGTTGCCGGAGCCCTTTCTTCCAATCCAGAAAAAGCAAAAGCATCTGCACCTGCCTATGATATCAAACCGGACAGAGCCTATGGTTCCATTGAAGAACTTGTCGAAAAAGAGTTAGCGTTACCGGAAGATCAACGGATTGATTTCATCAGTATAGCAACTCCAAATTTTACGCACTTTTCCATCGCGAAGACTGCCGTCGAAGCAGGATTCAATGTCATCTGTGACAAGCCAATGACTTTTGATCTGGCCCAGGCGGAAGAGCTGAAGTCGCTTGTGGAAAAATCGGGTGTTGTGTTCGCGGTCAGTCATAACTACACCGGATATCCGCTCGTACGGATGGCCCGGGAAATGATTCTGAATGGAGAGTTCGGCGAGATTCAGGCAGTCCGTTCTAACTACATCCAAGGCTGGTTGCGTTCGCGTCTGGAAGAGGAAGATCAGAAACAGGCTGCGTGGCGAACCGATCCTGCGAAGTCAGGTGCAGCGGGCGCTTTCGGTGATATTGCGACCCATGCCTACAATCTGGGACGCTACATGACAGGTTTGCTGCCAGCAGAAATTTCCTGCAATTTGAAAATCTTTGCACCGGGGCGCCAACTGGATGATTATGGTCACGCTGTCATTCGTTTTCAGAATGGCGCGATGGGAACCGTTACTGCCAGCCAGATCTCACACGGTCGTGAAAATGATCTGTTCATTGAAGTTGATGGCACGAAGGGGGCATTAGCCTGGCGACAGGAAGAACCCAATCAGATGATTGTTAGGCGTAATGGGCAGCCACATTCCATTTATACACGCGATCCGAATGCACCGTTCATGAACGAATCCGGCGCAGCTGCCTGCCGCTTACCAGCCGGGCACCCCGAAGCGTTTTTCGAAGCATTTGCGAATATCTACCGGTCTGCTTTTGATGCGATGATTAATCGAATTTCCGGTCAGCCTTTTGAACCGAAAAACACAATTTATCCGAATGTCTATGATGGCGTGGAAGGTATGTTTTTCATTCAACAGTCTGTGGCCAGCAGTCAGGAAAACGGGGCCTGGTTACCATTTCAGTGTGAGAGTGCCCGCAGTTAG
- a CDS encoding PP2C family protein-serine/threonine phosphatase, whose amino-acid sequence MEQVLTQPLQWIHSICDQFSEITGWPLRFTPAKPGERKSLEAELCQSEKYCWYESIEDGNRILGYVYLTLPDESANDHLFVTAIKFAELVGGLISRIETMNSSLESKTREVTTLVDVGLSATRQEGLQDALQKLLEAALQLTGFRAAGFFLLNSESNQLSLRVQYRLTAFEIPFHRRKLDESPPDLEAFAKEALIINRQENPELSRWLPEGCLTGVCVSVQSESGPFGTLWAFDRRARHLKDRDIHILKSIGAQVSTILERAVLMRESQNQLRLKKELKVISESFPAELERESHRERDFQAAVQTISHHEVGGDLCEFVTLAPHITCFALGDASGDSIPAAVVMASVRGALRTLTEGPIEQAKDTRFVIGRINTALYYTSLPHQFMSMLYGVIDTKNRTFTYTNAGHPAPFWVHKGKITSLTSHGMLLGVTETNDYDYSVIPICTNDIIVGFSDGISEAMSSERKMFRSDGIMKVLENHIEDTAEEVMQGIWSKLQKHLEGGNDGDDRTLMVVKFARNAD is encoded by the coding sequence ATGGAACAGGTACTCACCCAGCCTCTGCAATGGATTCACAGTATTTGTGATCAGTTTTCGGAAATCACCGGTTGGCCGTTACGATTTACTCCCGCCAAGCCAGGTGAACGAAAATCACTCGAAGCCGAATTGTGCCAGAGTGAGAAGTACTGCTGGTATGAATCCATCGAAGATGGCAATCGGATTCTGGGATATGTTTACCTGACCCTGCCAGATGAATCGGCAAACGATCATCTGTTTGTGACCGCGATCAAGTTTGCGGAACTGGTGGGTGGATTGATTTCTCGAATCGAAACCATGAACTCTTCTCTTGAATCTAAGACCAGAGAAGTAACGACTCTGGTGGATGTCGGGCTGTCTGCTACAAGGCAGGAGGGATTGCAGGACGCGTTACAAAAGTTGCTGGAAGCGGCTTTGCAACTGACGGGATTTCGTGCCGCCGGCTTCTTTTTATTGAACTCTGAGTCAAACCAGTTGTCCCTGCGTGTCCAGTACCGTCTAACGGCATTTGAAATTCCCTTCCATCGCCGAAAATTAGATGAGTCACCGCCAGACCTCGAAGCGTTTGCGAAAGAAGCTTTGATTATTAATCGGCAGGAAAACCCGGAGTTATCCCGCTGGTTGCCTGAGGGATGCCTGACAGGTGTCTGCGTTTCCGTACAGTCGGAATCTGGTCCGTTTGGAACTTTGTGGGCTTTTGACCGGCGAGCCAGGCATTTAAAGGACCGGGATATTCATATTCTCAAATCAATTGGTGCCCAGGTCAGTACGATTTTAGAGCGTGCTGTTTTAATGAGAGAAAGTCAGAATCAGCTCCGCCTGAAAAAAGAGCTCAAGGTGATCTCGGAATCGTTTCCGGCGGAACTGGAACGGGAATCCCATCGGGAACGGGATTTTCAGGCTGCCGTGCAGACGATCAGCCACCATGAAGTGGGGGGAGACTTATGCGAGTTCGTTACCCTGGCACCACACATCACCTGTTTTGCTCTGGGTGATGCTTCCGGGGACAGTATCCCTGCAGCGGTGGTGATGGCATCCGTCAGAGGGGCTTTGAGAACGTTGACAGAAGGCCCGATCGAACAGGCAAAAGATACCCGCTTTGTCATTGGTCGGATTAATACTGCTTTGTATTATACTTCACTGCCGCATCAGTTCATGAGCATGCTGTACGGCGTGATCGATACTAAGAATCGGACTTTCACTTATACAAACGCCGGTCATCCTGCTCCGTTCTGGGTCCATAAAGGAAAAATCACCAGTCTGACTTCACACGGGATGTTGCTGGGAGTTACTGAAACAAACGATTATGACTACTCAGTTATTCCAATTTGTACCAACGATATTATTGTGGGATTCAGTGATGGAATCAGTGAAGCGATGAGCAGCGAACGCAAAATGTTTCGCTCAGATGGCATTATGAAAGTCCTGGAAAATCACATCGAAGATACTGCGGAAGAAGTAATGCAGGGGATCTGGTCTAAGCTGCAGAAACACCTGGAAGGCGGAAATGATGGCGATGACAGGACATTAATGGTTGTGAAATTTGCCCGCAATGCAGACTGA
- a CDS encoding UvrD-helicase domain-containing protein: MSKQPTYTDQQDAAINTRDVSIALSAGAGCGKTFVLTQRFLKLIEPGAPPDRLSHIVAITFTERAAREMRDRIRETCLDQLKNCPPAEVNHWQAVIRGLDSARISTIHSFCTSILRSHAVSARLDPHFGLLEQGTSDTFLRKVVHEAVHELLKQENADGIQLVYRFGLEKTYELLIALVPQQFRIEFDEFRELTPEQLAGRMRGYWEQVYIPMQLAEIANSDTTQQLLRLMNSHEPTNPKMRERFQVLKARIPELIDGAPRLRDELLATLMNHAKVQGAGTKKDWDDVTVYEQIRDGFKDLRDALKPVYETLSPDPAGFLTAAEFSLVVLRVTEYAAKCYQDSKAEKGLLDFDDLLLQTRDLFRRDPNTRQRSAAGIQYLMVDEFQDTDPVQSEIVRALCGNDLLTGKLFLVGDAKQSIYRFRRADPEVFHQLRQEIPEKGRLPLSTNFRSQPAILNFTNCLFASAMEHYYESLIPFDQQQHSPPPGIEFLFASPEDPDIKLADALRETEADWIAARIRQLLEDETPRIWSKNPQTGERELRRVESGDICILFRSLSSVSLYEKALLQHDLDYYLVGGRAFYAQQEIYDLSNLCQYLDNSDDELSLLGLLRSPFFSLSDDTIYTITRHAECLTTAMLIPPPTEVRPEQKRQVLYAQAVLQELRAKKDRLSLVELLNLALERTGYDAALLNEFLGDRKLANLRKLIELARNFEATGLFTLKDFVQRIRDSILEESKEELAATLPETSDVIRLMTIHQSKGLEFPVVIVADMDRRSQGASKDPFLHPQWGALLNLPAERGVTPENFAFKMHRAIEQNADEDETIRLLYVAVTRAADYLILSAGLPYDRRVQSPWMKLLARHFDLSTGLPTLDPYLGQFTMGNVPADQIPEIRVHLNRPQTTTKPAKKIKELKPSQFWTALEQGTPGGYPETCQIFRPQKNRRSHFSVSHLEVTDALLQELPEPPYRIQATADLLNADEATQLGTLTHSVIERLDPLKPELSDRIVELVLFDQPQPVREKLEPLIQQQISAWYESEVCCALRTARVHYRELDFLLRIPTSGDKESAVTVTGMIDAVYQTDDQRWVVLDYKTGARLAQLTDEELISEYEFQLGVYTLAVEQLIGGLPDSVGLAVVHDSVRFVEMKFDTTRLAQISDRISQAVSHINQTLVATESC; encoded by the coding sequence ATGTCAAAGCAACCCACTTATACCGATCAGCAGGACGCAGCCATCAATACGCGTGATGTCTCAATTGCGCTGTCAGCAGGCGCGGGTTGCGGGAAGACATTTGTGCTGACACAACGGTTTTTAAAACTGATTGAGCCGGGAGCACCTCCTGATCGGCTCAGCCATATCGTGGCGATTACCTTTACAGAACGGGCTGCCCGGGAAATGCGGGACCGGATCCGTGAAACCTGCCTGGATCAGTTGAAGAACTGTCCGCCGGCAGAAGTGAATCACTGGCAGGCCGTCATTCGTGGACTGGATTCGGCAAGGATCAGTACGATTCATTCTTTTTGTACTTCCATTCTGCGGAGTCATGCCGTCAGTGCCCGACTCGATCCTCATTTTGGTCTGCTGGAGCAGGGGACCAGTGACACTTTTTTGCGAAAAGTTGTTCATGAAGCGGTACACGAACTGTTAAAACAGGAAAATGCAGACGGCATTCAGTTGGTGTATCGTTTCGGTCTGGAGAAAACCTATGAGCTGTTGATTGCGTTGGTTCCTCAGCAGTTTCGTATCGAGTTCGATGAGTTTCGCGAATTGACTCCGGAACAGCTGGCGGGACGGATGCGCGGGTACTGGGAACAGGTTTATATTCCGATGCAACTCGCGGAGATCGCCAATTCAGACACGACGCAACAATTATTAAGACTGATGAATTCACATGAGCCGACCAATCCAAAAATGCGCGAGCGGTTTCAGGTGCTCAAAGCACGTATTCCAGAGTTGATTGACGGCGCTCCCCGGTTGCGTGATGAATTACTGGCGACTTTGATGAACCATGCAAAAGTGCAAGGGGCCGGGACTAAAAAAGACTGGGATGATGTTACCGTTTATGAGCAGATCCGTGATGGATTCAAGGATTTGCGTGATGCATTGAAACCGGTTTATGAAACTCTGTCTCCTGATCCAGCCGGCTTTCTAACGGCGGCGGAATTCAGTCTGGTCGTGTTAAGAGTGACCGAATATGCCGCGAAATGCTATCAGGACAGTAAAGCAGAAAAAGGACTGTTGGACTTTGATGACCTGCTTCTACAGACGCGGGATCTGTTCCGTCGCGATCCCAATACTCGACAAAGGTCTGCTGCTGGAATTCAATATCTGATGGTGGATGAGTTTCAGGATACCGATCCTGTGCAGAGTGAAATTGTCCGTGCGTTGTGCGGTAATGATCTTTTAACAGGGAAACTGTTTCTGGTAGGAGATGCCAAGCAGTCAATTTACCGTTTTCGACGGGCGGACCCGGAAGTATTTCACCAACTGAGGCAGGAGATCCCTGAAAAGGGCCGGCTCCCATTGAGTACGAATTTCCGGAGCCAACCCGCGATTCTGAATTTTACGAACTGTCTGTTTGCTTCCGCGATGGAACATTATTATGAATCTCTGATACCTTTCGATCAGCAACAGCATTCACCCCCGCCCGGAATCGAATTCCTGTTTGCTTCGCCTGAGGACCCGGATATCAAGTTGGCTGATGCGCTCCGCGAAACCGAAGCAGACTGGATCGCGGCTCGAATTCGTCAGTTGCTGGAAGATGAGACGCCCCGCATCTGGTCCAAAAACCCGCAGACAGGCGAACGAGAATTAAGGCGGGTGGAATCCGGGGATATTTGTATCCTGTTTCGCTCCCTGTCGAGTGTCAGTTTATATGAAAAAGCATTACTGCAGCATGATCTGGATTATTACCTGGTTGGCGGACGTGCTTTTTATGCGCAACAGGAAATTTACGATCTGAGTAATCTGTGTCAGTATCTGGACAACAGCGATGATGAATTGAGCCTGCTGGGACTGTTGCGTTCACCTTTCTTCAGTCTGTCCGATGATACGATCTATACTATCACCCGTCACGCAGAATGCCTGACGACAGCGATGCTGATTCCCCCACCAACTGAAGTGCGTCCCGAGCAGAAACGCCAGGTACTCTATGCCCAGGCGGTGCTGCAGGAACTACGCGCGAAAAAAGATCGGTTGTCTCTGGTTGAGTTATTAAATCTGGCTTTGGAACGCACCGGCTATGATGCGGCTTTATTAAATGAATTTCTGGGTGATCGTAAACTGGCAAACCTGCGAAAACTGATCGAACTGGCTCGCAACTTTGAAGCAACCGGCTTGTTTACTCTGAAGGATTTCGTTCAGCGGATTCGAGATTCAATTCTGGAAGAAAGTAAGGAAGAGCTGGCAGCGACTTTACCTGAAACCAGCGATGTCATTCGCCTGATGACCATTCATCAGTCCAAAGGACTGGAATTCCCAGTTGTGATCGTCGCCGACATGGATCGCCGTTCACAGGGAGCATCTAAGGACCCATTCCTGCATCCGCAATGGGGGGCACTCTTAAATTTACCTGCAGAGCGTGGAGTGACTCCGGAAAACTTCGCATTTAAAATGCATCGTGCGATCGAACAGAATGCCGACGAAGACGAAACCATCAGACTGTTGTATGTGGCAGTGACCCGCGCGGCAGATTATCTGATTCTCTCTGCCGGCTTACCCTATGATCGAAGAGTCCAGTCGCCGTGGATGAAACTACTGGCGCGACACTTTGATCTATCAACGGGGCTGCCGACTCTGGATCCATATCTTGGGCAATTTACCATGGGAAATGTCCCTGCAGATCAGATTCCGGAAATTCGCGTCCATTTGAATCGACCTCAAACTACAACGAAACCGGCGAAGAAAATCAAAGAATTGAAACCCAGTCAGTTCTGGACAGCACTCGAACAGGGAACTCCTGGAGGTTACCCTGAGACGTGTCAAATCTTTAGACCTCAAAAAAACAGGCGATCACATTTCAGCGTTTCACATCTGGAAGTGACTGATGCCTTGCTGCAGGAACTGCCTGAGCCTCCATACCGGATACAGGCCACAGCTGATTTGCTGAATGCTGATGAGGCAACGCAACTGGGGACATTGACCCACTCTGTGATTGAACGACTGGATCCCTTGAAGCCTGAACTGTCAGATCGGATCGTGGAGCTCGTCCTATTCGATCAACCTCAACCGGTTCGAGAAAAACTGGAACCTCTGATTCAGCAACAGATCTCTGCCTGGTATGAGTCTGAAGTCTGTTGTGCGTTGAGAACCGCGCGCGTTCATTATCGGGAACTGGATTTTTTACTACGTATACCGACTTCAGGTGACAAAGAGTCTGCTGTGACAGTGACGGGTATGATTGATGCTGTCTATCAGACTGATGATCAGCGCTGGGTCGTCCTCGATTACAAAACTGGTGCACGCCTGGCTCAATTAACGGACGAAGAGCTCATCTCAGAGTATGAATTTCAGTTGGGAGTTTATACACTGGCGGTCGAACAGCTCATTGGAGGCCTGCCTGACTCTGTCGGTCTGGCGGTGGTACATGATTCTGTTCGCTTTGTAGAAATGAAGTTTGATACGACGCGACTTGCTCAAATTTCAGACCGAATTTCCCAGGCAGTTTCCCACATCAATCAAACTCTCGTGGCGACAGAAAGTTGTTAA
- a CDS encoding GNAT family N-acetyltransferase — MITVAEINDIDRLDHFRLAWHALLGKTKGATFAHSPEWLEHYWNHFGHDQKLRILFITLGNKIIGIVPFVVKPVATKVGTMRVLTYPLDGWGSFYGQIGSNPAATMVTALRHIHASRRDWDLIDLRYIDQEGHDHRRTSNSFKSVGLQGNQAVWQKLPLIKTSETNWEDYLSSRSARTQQLISTSEQATRKQGHLAFYRSRLEDPLAPGWNPRWDLWAEFQQMNFLDGNQPNFAGGNFSTNKKIAFLHDIHGPAVRAGMARIDALFVNHSMVACAYGLQQDSGTDYLAVGRRNDAPREVITTLITRMVQQSIQNGEPSLNLGLVGNSLSEMWSNQQQVSYRCSHFPILAPRSQLLRMNRWIQKPVSKPSVKKISKTDSTIVNQPAGFLSQSMKPASCIEIIDAAPQDWSGQQEVRGDSSDDRPRFRIVG; from the coding sequence ATGATCACAGTTGCCGAAATCAACGACATTGATCGCCTTGATCATTTTCGTCTGGCCTGGCATGCTCTACTTGGAAAAACTAAAGGGGCCACGTTTGCGCATTCACCCGAATGGCTGGAGCATTACTGGAATCACTTTGGACACGACCAGAAACTGCGCATACTGTTTATTACGCTGGGCAATAAAATTATCGGCATCGTCCCGTTCGTAGTGAAGCCCGTGGCTACGAAAGTGGGCACCATGCGCGTACTGACATACCCACTGGATGGCTGGGGATCGTTTTACGGACAGATTGGCTCCAACCCCGCTGCCACGATGGTCACTGCGCTGCGACACATCCATGCATCCAGACGTGACTGGGATTTGATCGACTTGAGGTACATCGATCAGGAAGGCCATGATCATCGACGCACATCAAACTCCTTCAAGTCAGTTGGGCTTCAAGGCAATCAGGCAGTCTGGCAGAAACTACCTCTAATAAAGACCAGTGAAACAAACTGGGAAGACTATCTGTCTTCCCGTTCTGCTAGAACACAACAACTGATTTCCACATCAGAACAGGCAACCCGTAAACAGGGGCATCTTGCATTTTATCGTTCTCGACTCGAAGACCCTTTAGCACCAGGCTGGAACCCGCGCTGGGACCTCTGGGCGGAATTCCAACAGATGAATTTTCTAGATGGGAATCAGCCGAACTTTGCAGGGGGCAATTTCTCAACGAACAAAAAAATTGCATTTCTGCACGACATCCACGGGCCTGCCGTTCGCGCGGGGATGGCCAGAATTGATGCACTGTTTGTCAATCATTCAATGGTTGCCTGCGCCTATGGCCTGCAACAAGATTCCGGTACGGATTACCTTGCTGTGGGACGACGCAATGATGCCCCCCGGGAAGTCATTACCACACTGATAACGCGAATGGTACAACAGTCTATTCAGAACGGAGAACCATCTCTCAACCTGGGATTAGTGGGGAACAGTCTGTCCGAGATGTGGAGTAACCAGCAGCAGGTCAGCTATCGCTGCTCTCATTTCCCGATCCTGGCACCACGTTCGCAACTGTTGAGAATGAATCGCTGGATTCAAAAACCGGTATCAAAACCGTCTGTCAAGAAAATATCTAAAACAGACTCGACCATCGTCAACCAACCTGCCGGGTTTTTATCACAGTCAATGAAACCCGCTTCCTGCATTGAAATCATAGACGCCGCGCCACAGGACTGGTCTGGGCAGCAGGAAGTTCGTGGAGATTCGAGCGATGATCGTCCACGTTTTCGTATCGTAGGTTAG
- a CDS encoding dicarboxylate/amino acid:cation symporter — MKKIPLHFQILVALIAGTILGIIFNPGEISLEDQTLTVSPVAGGFEVVQKAAEQDPQEYEFTDREQLLKRFPELKSLFNTGDPEKTVSVKVTGRLIHIVDSARKISLTYSRNVDQKKTVTSISAQSGEELEKQYPEWKEDYEKYGTGISQTVMAVSKWLGDLFLRLLKMVTIPLIVTSLITGIASLGNATRFGAMFSRTLLYYFSTSLLAIFTGIFVVNLIRPGIGAELPGGSGSLSSGTDSVGSIFLEMVDRLVPTNIIHSLGEGEFLSIISFSMLTGIFIILVGGKHAKVLTDFFQAGFEVMMRMTMFVISLAPIGVLAFMVYAVSSQGFEIFQTLAWYMVAVFLALLIHAVVILPCLLKFVARRSPVKFARAMSPALMTAFSTASSNGTLPLTMTCVEENAGISNEVSSFVLPLGATINMDGTALYEAVAVMFIAQAYTGIVMPLEQQILVAVTALLASIGAAGIPHAGLVMMAIVLQAVGLPLEAQGVIIAVDRVLDMCRTSVNVWSDSCGCAIIERYR, encoded by the coding sequence ATGAAGAAAATTCCACTGCATTTTCAGATTCTAGTCGCCTTAATCGCAGGAACGATTCTCGGGATTATATTTAACCCGGGGGAAATCTCGCTCGAGGATCAGACCTTAACAGTCAGTCCGGTTGCAGGCGGTTTTGAGGTTGTTCAAAAAGCAGCAGAGCAGGATCCGCAGGAATATGAGTTCACTGATCGGGAGCAGCTGCTAAAGCGTTTTCCGGAACTGAAAAGCCTGTTTAATACAGGGGATCCAGAAAAAACCGTGTCTGTGAAAGTGACCGGGCGTCTGATTCATATAGTGGATTCTGCCCGGAAAATCAGTCTCACTTACAGTCGGAATGTCGATCAGAAAAAAACGGTCACATCTATTTCTGCGCAGAGCGGTGAAGAACTGGAGAAGCAGTATCCAGAGTGGAAAGAAGACTACGAGAAATATGGAACGGGTATTTCACAAACAGTGATGGCTGTTTCCAAATGGCTGGGTGATCTGTTCCTGCGTTTACTGAAGATGGTTACGATCCCACTGATTGTCACTTCCCTGATTACGGGGATTGCCAGTCTGGGAAATGCGACCCGTTTCGGAGCGATGTTCTCCCGAACGCTGCTCTATTATTTTTCTACGAGTCTGCTGGCGATCTTTACCGGTATCTTCGTAGTCAATCTGATTCGACCTGGTATTGGCGCAGAACTGCCGGGGGGCAGTGGTTCTCTTTCTTCCGGCACAGATTCAGTCGGTTCTATTTTTCTGGAGATGGTGGATCGACTCGTTCCGACTAACATCATTCACTCGCTGGGTGAGGGAGAATTTCTTTCGATTATCTCGTTTAGTATGCTGACTGGTATTTTTATCATTCTCGTCGGTGGTAAGCATGCCAAAGTGCTGACGGATTTCTTTCAGGCCGGCTTTGAAGTCATGATGCGGATGACGATGTTCGTGATCAGTCTGGCCCCGATTGGCGTACTGGCGTTTATGGTGTATGCGGTTTCATCCCAGGGGTTTGAGATCTTTCAGACACTGGCCTGGTACATGGTTGCCGTCTTTTTAGCTTTATTGATCCACGCGGTGGTGATTTTACCGTGTCTGTTAAAGTTTGTGGCGCGGCGTTCTCCAGTGAAATTCGCACGTGCGATGAGCCCGGCTCTGATGACAGCATTTTCAACTGCTTCTTCCAACGGTACACTTCCGCTCACGATGACTTGTGTGGAAGAGAACGCGGGAATTTCGAACGAAGTCAGTTCCTTTGTGCTGCCCCTGGGAGCCACAATTAACATGGATGGCACTGCGCTCTATGAAGCCGTGGCGGTGATGTTTATTGCGCAGGCTTATACCGGTATCGTCATGCCTTTGGAGCAGCAGATTCTGGTAGCTGTGACCGCGTTGCTGGCCAGCATCGGTGCCGCCGGGATTCCCCATGCCGGCCTGGTGATGATGGCGATCGTTCTGCAGGCAGTTGGTCTTCCGCTCGAAGCGCAGGGCGTGATCATCGCTGTCGACCGTGTTTTGGATATGTGCCGTACATCCGTTAATGTCTGGAGTGATTCCTGTGGTTGTGCAATCATTGAACGGTACCGCTAA